Proteins from a single region of Amycolatopsis sp. CA-230715:
- a CDS encoding amidohydrolase family protein: protein MTLIAIEEHWITPELSSALDALPEHDRDESLAFNEMGDHRQRLEDLGAGRIAAMDEQGIDVSILALTPPGTQALPPEEAVRLSRAANDLAASAVAAHPSRFRSLSTLPLSSPKDVAGELDRAAGLGHVGTMVYGRTGDRFLDDPAYDDFFAAAAELGQPVFIHPQLPSRALRDASYRGFDPMTELALATFGWGWHLDTATAALRLILRGTFDRHPELRVVLGHWGEMLLFWLDRANSLSRVAGLSRPVADYVRSNFFITTSGMFNPALLRHALSVTPVDRLIFSTDYPFQHPSRTEIESFLGQFSSDEERRKFSSANAISLYGLEI from the coding sequence ATGACGCTCATCGCCATCGAAGAACACTGGATCACGCCGGAGCTGAGCTCCGCACTCGACGCGCTGCCGGAGCACGATCGCGACGAAAGCCTTGCCTTCAACGAAATGGGCGATCACCGGCAGCGCCTGGAAGACCTGGGCGCGGGCCGGATCGCGGCCATGGACGAGCAGGGCATCGACGTCTCGATCCTCGCGCTGACGCCGCCGGGAACCCAAGCGCTGCCACCAGAAGAAGCCGTGCGGCTGAGCCGCGCCGCGAACGACCTCGCCGCGTCGGCCGTGGCCGCCCACCCGTCCCGGTTCCGCTCGCTGTCCACCCTGCCCCTGTCGTCGCCGAAGGACGTCGCGGGCGAACTCGACCGAGCCGCGGGCCTCGGCCACGTCGGCACCATGGTCTACGGGCGAACGGGCGACCGCTTCCTCGACGATCCCGCCTACGACGACTTCTTCGCCGCCGCGGCGGAACTGGGCCAGCCGGTGTTCATCCACCCCCAGCTGCCTTCGCGCGCCCTTCGCGACGCGTCGTACCGCGGCTTCGACCCGATGACCGAGCTCGCGCTCGCGACCTTCGGCTGGGGCTGGCACCTGGACACCGCGACCGCGGCGCTGCGGCTGATCCTGCGCGGCACCTTCGACCGGCACCCGGAACTGCGGGTCGTGCTCGGCCACTGGGGCGAAATGCTGTTGTTCTGGCTCGATCGCGCCAACAGCCTGTCCCGCGTCGCGGGCCTTTCGCGCCCGGTGGCGGACTACGTGCGGTCGAACTTCTTCATCACCACGTCGGGCATGTTCAACCCGGCGCTCCTGCGGCACGCCCTTTCGGTGACGCCGGTGGACCGGTTGATCTTTTCCACCGACTACCCGTTCCAGCACCCGTCCCGGACGGAGATCGAGTCCTTCCTCGGGCAGTTCTCGTCCGACGAGGAGCGCCGGAAGTTCTCCTCGGCGAACGCGATTTCCTTGTACGGCTTGGAAATCTGA
- a CDS encoding helix-turn-helix domain-containing protein: MSWGATEWQQLRAERMGEPGAEEAYDGARRAFELGRVVREMRETRGWTQARLAEAAGMTQSAVARFEAGGTVPTIPVLERLARALGAELEVHLTLSA, from the coding sequence ATGTCCTGGGGCGCTACGGAATGGCAGCAGCTTCGCGCCGAGCGGATGGGCGAGCCCGGCGCCGAGGAAGCCTATGACGGGGCCCGTCGCGCCTTCGAACTCGGTCGCGTCGTTCGCGAGATGCGCGAAACGCGCGGCTGGACCCAGGCGCGGCTCGCGGAGGCCGCGGGCATGACGCAGTCCGCGGTGGCGCGCTTCGAGGCTGGAGGCACCGTGCCGACCATTCCGGTGCTCGAACGCCTCGCCCGTGCGCTGGGCGCGGAACTCGAGGTTCACCTCACGCTGTCCGCCTGA